The DNA sequence aacttaaataattatattttgaacAGATTTAAAATACTTTAAGCATTTTCATTGCTCGTAATTTGCTTTGATATTATTTAAGTAGTTAGTAATCTACTATGTGCGCGAGCAGTTTTTATCTGCTATGCTTTTGATTTGTGAGCAGTTATCAATTTTGCTCCGCATAAACAGTTATAATGTGTTTTAAGCAAACTTGAATATACTCTTAATGATtcatcactttgtatattttttgattGCTTATATGAATAGTTAAGGCTTCTATTCATACATTAcgtttaagtatttttttaaggtaTCTTGGTGTGTCGTTTAATACTTTCCTACAAAATGCAAGACGTTAGTATTCAGCTTCGCATGTAGCATATGAGTTATATCTCATTTACTACTTTTGATTCTCCTTTCTCGTGGGAAaggttttttaattaaaaacttcaaaaaatttaaaaaattctaaagtAATGGTTTGCAATATATCATGTATCTCCAGATAGATTCCGGTTAATAACACACATATGcccctcaagtaattttaaaggaTGACACTTAGTAATTACTTgaaaaataattcaactttattAATAACTGAAGTTCAAAATATTATCAAATTACTGGTAGTAGGGTCGTAAATGTTTCACGTTCTAGTAGTTCTTTATCAGCGACCCATTCAGCCGAGCCAATTTGTAAACTCCAGTTCCTACTATCGCTTCGACCACATAACGACCCTCCCAGTTTGGGTTGAATACTCCTGCAGATGTGTCTTGTATTTGCAAATACTCTCCTTAGTACAAGTATCCAACGTTGAAGAGTCTCTTCTTTACTTTCTTGTTGAAGTATCTCGTCACTCGGTGTTGGTATGTTGTATTAGTAATTTGTGATTAGTGCATTTTTTATCAAGTAAGAacaattttaaaagttcttggttttcttcttgattataaaactctCATCTGTGAGTCGAGATATTTACTTCTACTGGCAACATTGCGTCCGAGCCAAATGCTAGCGAGAATGGAGTATGTCCCGTTGATGTCTTCTCAGTTGTTCTATGAGCCCAAAGTACTTGAGGTAGTTCATCGACCCATCTACCTTTGGCAGCATCTAGTTTCTTTTTTAtagtatccttcaaggtcttaTTAACAACTTCTACTTGTCCATTCGCCTGAGGCTTGTATACTGACGAGAAGGTTTTAATAATCTTGTTCCTTTCGCAGAACTCAATGAGTAAATTTCCACCAAACTGAGTTCCGTTATCGGATACTATTTTCATTATAATTCCAAAcctacatacaatttttttgacCACAAAGTCGAGAACTTTTTTGCAGGTTATGGAAACCAGAGgttcagcctccgtccattttgTAAAGAAATTGACAGCCACTACTGTGTACTTTGCTCCTCCTCGCCCTGTGGGAAGTGCCCCAATCAAATCGATCCCCCATATTGCAAATGGGTAAGGTGAGGTCATCATTCTCAGTTTCGTTGGTGTTATGCGAGGTATATGCAAAAATCTCTGACACTTATCACACTTCTTGATAAATTCATGGGTGTCCTTGTTTATAGTTGGCAAGTAATATCCTTGTCGAATAATCTTTTTTGATAGACTTTTCCAACCTGCATGATCTCCACAAAAGCCTTCATGGATTTCCTTAATGATCTCGTTTGCTTCTGCGGGAAGAACACACTGAAGGAGAGGCATTGAATAGCCCTTTCTATACAATTTCCCCTCTACTATTGTGTAGCGAGGCACTGAATACAGGAGTTTTTGTGCCTCGTTTTTTGTCAGTTGAGAGTTGTCCATTAAGAAAATAGTTGACTATAGGTGTCATCCACATGGGCAAGCTATCATTTATCTCGACATCTTCcttttcacatatacttggTTCGTTTAACATCTCCATCGGAACCAAGTTCAGTTCATCCTATTCGTTTTGCGAGGCCAGTTTTGCCTAGGCATCGGCATTAGAGTTTTGATCTCTTGGTATTTGCTCGATTTTGAAATAATCAAACATTTCTAAGTTCTTTCGAACTTTCTCTAGGTACTTCGCCATTTTTAAGCCCTTAGCCTAGTATTCCCTGAGAATTTGATTTACAATCAATTGTGAATCACTATGGCATATGAGATTTTTAACCTTCTATACTTCAGCTATCTTCAAACCAgcgatcaaggcttcatactcaGTCTTGTTATTTTATGTGTCGAAATTAAATCTCACAGCAtagtgaaacttaaagccttctagcaaaattaatattaccctTGCACCCGAGCCATGCTCATTGGATGCACCATCCACATATAATTTCTAAGTATCCGCGTCTCGCTGAACAAGCAGATTTTCCTCTAGAGTTATTCCTTCTATCAAGAAATCTACTAAGGCTTGGCCCTTGATGGACGTTCGTGGgtgataagttatgtcaatttgCCCCAGTTCAATTGactattttatcaatcttccaaaagcatctggttttgataaaacttgtctcaGGGGTTGATCAGTTAACACTTTAATCGGATGTGCCTGGAAGTAGGGTTGTAACTTGTGAGACGCGTGGATTAGGCATAAAGCAAGTTTTTCAAGAGGGGGATACCTCGATTCTGCCCCCAGGTTccttttactaacatagtaaacAGGTTGCTGGTGCTTTCCCTCTTCTCGCACTATTGCAGCACTAATCGCATTTTCTGAGACAGCCAAGTAGAGGTGTAATGTCTCTCCAATTACTGGTTTCGCCAAAACTAGAGGTGTCGATAAATACCTTTTTATGCTTTAAAGGCCTCCTCGCACTCTTCTGTCCACTCAAATTTTTTGTTACCTCACAGTATATTGAAGAATGGTAGGAACTTATCAGTTGACTTCGAAATGAATCGGTTAAGTGCAGCCATTCTTCCCGTTAAGGCCTGAACTTCCTTTGGCTTGGTCGGTGATGACATATTTATCAAAGCCTTGATCTTCTCAGGGTTTGCTTCAATGCCCCTCACGTTGACTATGAATCCCATAAACTTTCCTGAGGATactccaaaggaacactttTTCAGGTTAAGCTTCATATTGTACTTTTTTAATATCTCAAAGCACTCCGCGAGGTCAGTTGTGTGATCTCCACTCTTTATCGACTTTACCAACATATCATCGACGTAGACTTCCATGTTTCTTTCAATTTGTCTCACAAACAAAACCCACTCTAGACTAAGCAAGTAAGTCACACATGGGATTGTGGACTGGAGAGTGCGTGTCACAAGGACGTGTGGAGGAAGTGGGGGACAAGGTGTTGCACTGTGGGATCCGCATGCAAAAAGAATGTGGAGCTTCCATGTGGCAGTGTGTGGAGAAATTTGATCGTGTTTTGGGCCTCTTGGTTGAACTTCTAAGATAGTAGTAATTCtttcaaaaatactaaatcttcATAATTTTGGGCCATATATTTGCCATTCTTTATTTCTGCATTTTGTATTTCATAAATTCTATCTTTTACTTCAAGTCAATATAAAATTAGATTCAAACAAAATATTTCTATAAAATTCATCGCATTTAGTTtcatgaaaatatatttaaaatttaattaatttgtaatttcttcaataatatgaattttctttattatcttcttttttttttatttgtgtcataaaatattatttttcttacaaaattaACTCAACACTAGAATATTTCCAAATAAAGATATATCAcattaattttatcttttatttttgcattaATAGATATACATTTTTGACTACTTAACTCTAAACTTACTTTGCATCATTCTTTTATAAACATCCCAACCACACACACTTGAGTCAATTAGTTCTTATCTACTCTAGTGTGCTTGTAAATCTCTCTAAGATTTGGCATTGTGttttatcttattagagagAGTTTCTTTATAATCCaagattatatattttttgtattgaGGTGAGAGTGGCACCAGTATTGAAAAACAACCCGGTTATAGGTCAAGTTGGCACCGGTattgaaaataacatggttaggAGAGATTGACACTTCAACAATCCGGTGAGATTGAAAGTCCTTAGAAGAAAACTTTGTGTGAGGTTTGGGAAAAACCTTAGTGTAGAATTACCCTGTTGTAAGGGTCaatcaagcccgttaacttgacTCGATAGTTAAACTCAAAATTAGGTCTATAGCTTTGAAGACAAAGGATGTAGGTTAATTAGTTTTACCGAActttgtaaaaatcgagagtttacAATTTTTATCCCTAACTCTTTGCATTTCAAGTTTAATATTTGTTTATACTTGTGTTTAACTATGTAATCGCCCTGAATTTGAATATATGCATAAATtgttttttgagatttttaaattttcgattcACCTCCTTCGAAACATATATTTGGCTAATAATATTTGTAGTAATATGTTACTTATTTTAcaaatgtttttttttccaatgtgatgaccaATTACtaccatatttttttcttacttaTGTTGTAGTAACTAGTTAACCATATGTACAGTAATGGTTActcattttcatatattttatttacagatgAGATAACAAATTACCACTAAGAACATTTATGCTACAGTACCTAGCTAcccatatttataatatttaaatattcactTTTTGTACATTCCTTATTGATTTAATAACCAATTACTATTACAATATCAATTGAATTTATGTTATAGTAACTGGTTacccatatttatatatactagataATACTTATAACAAAAtcactaatttttaaattaaattacaaaaattaattatatcacataactaattaaaattaataaaaataaatcagtTATATATTAACCAAATTAAAGATTAacacataaaaattaattacatgaaataaCCAAATCAAAAACTAAAATTTGGAACCTAGTtatgtaaaataagaaaaccaAAAATGAAATACAGAAACTAATTACCTAATACAATCaactaaaaaattcaaataaagaCATAAAAACACTAGCATTAGCTGATGTAAAAGTGTTTTTTTCTTTAAGATACAATAGAGAGACAATGAAAGAGCACTCCATCAACTTCTGtataacaaatttattttaCAGTTTCTTTAAACTTTGCAGTACATCTAGCGAGAGAATAAAGCTTCTGTaaactttttttaatatttatctttcacctttttttttctaaaagtaataatattttgtttctATTTCTTACTTTatgtctttattattattattttaatgaataaaaagttttgaatatcATATTTAATGATATGGAGAGAAAAAAGTAGTAAGGTTGATATATGgagaaatgtaaaaaaattgatgtgaaattaaaaaaaaaataaataaataaatagaattttagtgatgtattttaaaaatgaaTAGAAGAGCTATTAAGAGTGCTCTAAGACTCCTAgagaataaaaagataaaataaaccACAACAAAATGATCAAAAAGGAAAGAGAAATGCAAAATGTAACTCGTGATAAAAAACTAAGTAACAATAAAACTATTACAAATTCTATAACCCATCAAAAAACCATCCACAAACATCGATTAACTTCCCACAATCTATGCCGACTGAAAATTGAgacccaaaaaaaaatcatgacAATAGGAATGAACTATCAGAAAACCCATTCAAAAAAAACTCTCAAAAAGCACTATGACCAgagtgaagagaagaaaagggaAAAGAAAATAGCAATGAGGAAGAGATTGCTTAGCCAAAATAAATATCCAAAAGTGAAAAAAGAAATACTCAAATATTCAAGAGAAGAACCATAAACTAAAAAAGGGCTCCAAATGAGAAAGAAGATATTTTGCTGAatgaataaaaaagaaatgaagCGGAAGGGAAATATTCATTTGAACCATCCTCTATTATATATGTTATAGATATTGATAAACAATTTTAGAcaaaacccataaaaaccataactattttaaaaaagcCATAGAAGATGTAATTCCACTTTTTCTTAAGATAGTCGGGGTAATAACATACCCCATTAGCCCGCAAAAGTTATGACTTGCAAAACTCAGGCAAAGATTCAAACTTGCGATCCAAACAAAGAGCTCTACCCAATCCATTAAATTTGTTGGACACTACAGGTTTCATTGAAGGGATAATTAcaaaatagatatatatttatattcacttttatttttattttttttatatatttttatggtattttataaaaacattaaaaaaaaattataaaattgataaaaaaaacaacataaaaataataataaaaaatatcaaaataatataaaaaaaataatgtacaaataattaaaaattaataccaAAATAGCtaaaaaactaacataaaaatatattcatcttttatttttatgtaaataaaataatttttttattattatgttataaTATAGTAATTGATATAATGACACGCTTATTAAACTACAATTGAAATCAAAAtaatcaataaaataaataaatccatTTAAACTATAAAACAGAAATAATATTGTATTAAGTTATTTACTAAACAGATAAAAATAACGTATCCAAAAATGCAAATAGATCTAATCAAACTAATATCATCGTCCATAAAGTATATACCAATCCAATAtattacatttaaaatattaGATGGATGATACCAATCCAATATATTAGATGGATGATACCGATccaaaaaatagtaaatttaaaatatttcatgaatttaaattaaattaataaatatacatcaaatacattcaataaataataaaaattaattgaattggGTAGCAACATTTAACATAAATAGTATCTGAATAGACTATAAACACCCCTACTTAAATCAGCCAACCATAAACTGTTTCACCTTTAATTAGAAAGCTGATGCAATTAAGTATTTTCACTTTCATTTCACAAATTTGCCTACCACATCTTGCATATTCTTCAAATTTCACAAGACTTTCTATTCGAATAGACAACTACAAACAAATGGGATGAAAAACAAGAATTACTGAACGAAAATGATATGGTCATTTTTAAAGATAAATAGCTCGACTATCAAAACGGTAGAAAAGCTAAAGCAAAAAAAtagtcaataaaaattaaattgataaccTAAGCAACCATTTATATTTGTAGAACATCtccaaaataagaaataaaaacgAAAATGTATTGAGGCAAAAAAGATAATCAAGCAAGAGATAAACTCAAAATCCTAAAATGGTAAAAACAACTAACATATAACTTAATCAAACAAACTGAATCCCATATCATCATCTGACTCTTCAGCTGGCTCATCCTTCTTCTCTTCGACCTTGGCAGCAGCTGGAGCAGCTCCGCCTGCAGCAGCAGCAACTGGGGCAGCAGCGACAGCAAACTTGCTAGGGTCCTGAAATGTTcacaaaatattttaacaaGATGCCCAACAAAAAAACAACTGCAAGAATTTAGTAAACTCGTACAAACAGCACATTACCTTCAAGAACTCCTTAACTTCATCAGCCTGTCTGAACGAGTATTCAGTAGCAACAGCCACAGCTAGAACATTCTTGTAGGCATTGATGAACATGGAAGGAGCAGCAGCAATAGTGGGGTATGAAATTGCCAATGCCAATGAGGTAACCATAGCTACACCAGAAGCAAACTTCCCAACAAGATCATCTTCAGTCATATCAAGAACCTCAGGGCTGAAGACTGAGCCATTGTCATAAACAGATTGGACAACAAGACCATATGAAAATGGCCTGATGCCAAGCTTGGCAAGAAGGGCAGCCTCAGAGGAACCAACCTTGTCACCCTTCTTGATGAGCTCAACTGGGGTGATAATTTCGACAGTACCCTTGTTAATCTTAGTTGGGATATTAAGCACCTGTTGAGCCCAAGGGTGTTAGTCATAAATTCTAAGGAAATacaatgaatgaaaaaatatagGTTAGGTAAGTGTTCAGACCTGGAAGAAAGAAGTCTGAGATGGATCGAGACCAGTGTTGCCAGGAGGAACAACCACGTCAATCGGGGCAATCAAACCCACACGAGCAGGGGCTCCGACCTATTACATTTGCAAGACATAATCAATTAAATTAGACACACTCAACCTAAATAAATAGGCAAGACTAAGTAACAACAGATTCGCACTTTATTCTCGGATTCAAAGCTTACTATCAACCTCCGTACTTTATAACaaaatgaaattattaaatAGAAACAAAGATATTAATTACCATCATGAAAATGTGGTATGGAATA is a window from the Cannabis sativa cultivar Pink pepper isolate KNU-18-1 chromosome 1, ASM2916894v1, whole genome shotgun sequence genome containing:
- the LOC115705126 gene encoding large ribosomal subunit protein uL10, with amino-acid sequence MGKLSKAEKKINYDSKLCQLLDDFTQVLIVAADNVGSTQLQNIRKGLRGDSVVLMGKNTMMKRSIRIHSEKTGNQAYLNLIPLLVGNVGLIFTKGDLKEVSEEVSKYKVGAPARVGLIAPIDVVVPPGNTGLDPSQTSFFQVLNIPTKINKGTVEIITPVELIKKGDKVGSSEAALLAKLGIRPFSYGLVVQSVYDNGSVFSPEVLDMTEDDLVGKFASGVAMVTSLALAISYPTIAAAPSMFINAYKNVLAVAVATEYSFRQADEVKEFLKDPSKFAVAAAPVAAAAGGAAPAAAKVEEKKDEPAEESDDDMGFSLFD